The Paraburkholderia sp. SOS3 genome includes a region encoding these proteins:
- the ribD gene encoding bifunctional diaminohydroxyphosphoribosylaminopyrimidine deaminase/5-amino-6-(5-phosphoribosylamino)uracil reductase RibD, translated as MFSQTDFVHMERALLLAARGMYTTDPNPRVGCVIVKDGAVIGEGFTQPAGQDHAEIRAMKDARARGHELRGATVYVTLEPCSHFGRTPPCANALIEAKVARVVAAMEDPNPLVSGRGLSMLRDAGIEVRCELLANEARELNIGFVSRMTRNRPWVRMKVAASLDGRTGLPSGESQWITSEAARADGHAWRARASAILTGIGTIREDNPRMTVRAVDTPRQPKRVLIDSRLDVPPEAHILAGAPTLIICGHLDERLEARAAALRDRGAEIVALPNENGKVDLPAMLKELAERGVNELHVEAGYKLNGSLLREGCVDELLVYLAPSLLGSDSMSMFNLVAPASLDKRVQLEYQSVDRIGTDIRILARLVPPPPLH; from the coding sequence ATGTTCTCGCAAACCGATTTCGTTCATATGGAGCGCGCGCTTTTGCTTGCGGCGCGCGGCATGTACACGACCGATCCGAATCCGCGCGTGGGCTGCGTGATCGTAAAGGACGGCGCGGTGATCGGCGAAGGCTTTACGCAGCCGGCCGGCCAGGATCATGCGGAAATTCGCGCGATGAAGGATGCGCGCGCGCGTGGTCACGAACTGCGCGGTGCAACCGTCTATGTGACGCTCGAACCGTGCAGTCATTTCGGCCGCACGCCGCCGTGCGCGAATGCGCTGATCGAAGCGAAGGTTGCGCGCGTGGTCGCGGCGATGGAAGACCCGAATCCGCTCGTGTCGGGGCGTGGTTTGTCGATGCTGCGCGATGCCGGTATCGAAGTGCGCTGCGAGTTGCTTGCGAATGAAGCGCGCGAGCTCAATATCGGCTTTGTGTCGCGCATGACGCGCAACCGTCCGTGGGTGCGCATGAAAGTGGCGGCGTCGCTCGACGGCCGCACCGGTTTGCCTTCCGGCGAGAGCCAGTGGATTACCAGCGAGGCTGCGCGTGCGGACGGCCATGCGTGGCGTGCGCGCGCATCGGCGATTCTGACCGGCATCGGCACGATTCGCGAAGACAACCCGCGTATGACGGTGCGTGCCGTGGATACACCGCGCCAGCCAAAGCGCGTGTTGATCGATAGCCGGCTCGACGTGCCGCCTGAAGCGCACATTCTGGCGGGCGCGCCGACGCTGATTATTTGCGGCCATCTCGACGAGCGGCTCGAAGCGCGCGCTGCTGCGTTGCGCGATCGCGGCGCGGAGATCGTGGCGCTACCGAATGAGAACGGCAAGGTCGATCTGCCGGCTATGTTGAAAGAGCTCGCGGAACGCGGCGTGAACGAGCTGCATGTGGAAGCGGGATACAAGCTCAATGGCTCGCTGCTGCGCGAAGGGTGTGTCGATGAACTGCTCGTTTATCTTGCGCCGAGTTTGCTTGGTTCGGATTCGATGAGCATGTTTAACCTTGTTGCGCCGGCATCGCTTGATAAGCGCGTGCAGCTCGAGTATCAATCGGTTGATCGGATCGGCACTGACATTCGTATTCTTGCGCGGCTTGTGCCGCCGCCGCCTTTGCACTGA
- the hemL gene encoding glutamate-1-semialdehyde 2,1-aminomutase translates to MSRNQALFERAQQTIPGGVNSPVRAFRSVGGTPRFIERAQGPYFWDADGQRYIDYIGSWGPMIVGHVHPEVLEAVQRVLVDGFSFGAPTEAEIEIAEEICKLMPSIEQVRMVSSGTEATMSALRLARGFTNRSRIVKFEGCYHGHADSLLVKAGSGLLTFGNPTSAGVPVDIAKHTTVLEYNSVEALEEAFAAFGNEIASVIVEPVAGNMNLVRATPEFLQALRRLTSEYGSVLIFDEVMCGFRVALGGAQQVYGITPDLTCLGKVIGGGMPAAAFGGRRDIMAHLAPLGGVYQAGTLSGNPIAVAAGLKTLQLIQAPGFYDKLARQTARLVGGMTEAARAAKVPFAADSIGGMFGLYFTDAIPRSFAEISHCDVPRFNAFFHKMLDAGVYFAPSAYEAGFVSSAHDDAVIDTTVEIARKAFAALNA, encoded by the coding sequence ATGTCCAGGAACCAAGCTCTCTTCGAACGCGCACAACAGACCATCCCCGGCGGCGTCAATTCGCCCGTGCGCGCGTTCCGGTCGGTCGGCGGCACGCCGCGCTTTATCGAGCGCGCGCAAGGCCCGTACTTCTGGGACGCCGACGGCCAGCGCTATATCGACTACATCGGCTCATGGGGGCCGATGATCGTTGGCCACGTGCATCCGGAAGTGCTCGAAGCGGTACAGCGCGTGCTTGTCGATGGCTTTTCGTTCGGCGCGCCGACTGAGGCCGAAATCGAAATCGCCGAGGAAATCTGCAAGCTGATGCCGTCGATCGAACAGGTGCGCATGGTGTCGAGCGGCACGGAAGCGACAATGAGCGCGCTGCGTCTGGCGCGCGGTTTTACGAACCGCAGCCGCATCGTCAAGTTCGAGGGCTGCTATCACGGTCATGCGGATAGCCTGCTCGTGAAGGCCGGCTCGGGGCTGCTGACGTTCGGCAATCCGACGTCGGCGGGCGTGCCCGTGGATATCGCGAAACATACGACCGTGCTCGAGTACAACAGCGTCGAGGCGCTCGAAGAGGCGTTCGCGGCGTTCGGCAACGAGATCGCATCGGTGATCGTCGAGCCCGTGGCGGGCAATATGAACCTCGTACGCGCCACGCCGGAGTTTTTGCAGGCGCTGCGGCGTCTGACGAGCGAATACGGCTCGGTGCTGATTTTCGACGAAGTGATGTGCGGGTTCCGCGTCGCGCTCGGCGGCGCGCAGCAGGTGTACGGCATTACGCCGGACCTCACGTGCCTGGGCAAGGTGATCGGCGGCGGCATGCCCGCAGCCGCATTCGGCGGACGGCGCGACATCATGGCGCATCTCGCGCCGCTCGGCGGCGTCTACCAGGCGGGCACGCTGTCGGGCAATCCGATCGCGGTTGCGGCGGGTTTGAAGACGCTGCAACTGATTCAGGCGCCCGGCTTCTACGACAAGCTCGCGCGGCAGACCGCGCGTCTTGTCGGCGGCATGACCGAGGCAGCGCGCGCGGCGAAGGTGCCGTTCGCGGCCGATTCGATCGGCGGCATGTTCGGTCTTTACTTCACCGATGCGATTCCGCGCAGCTTCGCGGAGATTTCGCATTGCGACGTGCCGCGCTTCAATGCGTTCTTCCATAAGATGCTCGATGCGGGCGTGTACTTTGCGCCGTCCGCGTATGAGGCGGGGTTCGTGTCGAGCGCGCACGACGATGCGGTGATTGACACGACCGTCGAAATTGCACGCAAGGCATTTGCAGCGTTGAACGCGTAA
- a CDS encoding Bcr/CflA family multidrug efflux MFS transporter produces MSHATKGRPDLRLILLLGALAACGPISIDMYLPSLPSLTQAFAISASAAQTTLTSFMLGFSIGMLLYGPLSDSLGRRPVLLGGIIMYVLSTIACALSFSIGSLVVFRFVQALGAGAASVLARAIARDAHEPGEAARVMSMMAIVTSVGPLLAPLIGGQLLLLGGWRVVFVVLTLFGAFCAVTAFLRVPETWPREKRANSALLKSFAAYGKLLKDPVAWGHLLCGGMAFASMFAYITATPFVYIEYFHVSAQHYGFLFGLNIVGIMGGNFLNTRMVGRHGPVRIIIVAAAVSCFASLFVALVCLTGWGGLWSIVFGLFFVVGMVGLLSANCVTDLMHRYPTSAGAAAALFGAVQFGLGALASLAVGLWRDGSPQGMGVTIAVCGLLCYLGRVLIVRWHARPVAAAPAR; encoded by the coding sequence ATGTCCCACGCCACCAAAGGCCGGCCTGATTTGCGGCTGATTCTGCTGCTCGGCGCGCTTGCCGCATGCGGTCCGATTTCAATCGACATGTATTTGCCGAGCCTGCCGTCGCTCACGCAGGCGTTCGCCATCAGCGCGAGCGCCGCGCAAACGACGCTGACGAGCTTCATGCTCGGCTTCTCGATCGGCATGCTGCTCTATGGGCCGCTTTCCGATTCGCTCGGAAGGCGGCCGGTACTGCTGGGCGGCATCATCATGTACGTGCTGTCGACCATTGCGTGCGCACTGTCGTTCTCGATCGGCTCGCTCGTCGTGTTCCGCTTCGTGCAGGCGTTGGGCGCGGGCGCCGCGTCGGTGCTCGCGCGTGCCATTGCGCGCGATGCGCACGAGCCCGGCGAAGCGGCGCGCGTGATGTCGATGATGGCGATCGTGACATCGGTCGGACCATTGCTTGCGCCGCTGATCGGCGGGCAATTGCTGTTGCTCGGCGGCTGGCGCGTCGTGTTTGTCGTATTGACGCTGTTCGGCGCGTTCTGCGCGGTGACCGCGTTCCTGCGCGTGCCGGAAACGTGGCCGCGCGAGAAGCGCGCGAATTCGGCGCTGCTGAAGTCCTTCGCGGCCTACGGGAAGCTGCTGAAAGACCCGGTCGCGTGGGGCCATCTGCTATGCGGCGGCATGGCGTTCGCGTCGATGTTCGCCTATATCACCGCTACGCCGTTCGTCTATATCGAGTACTTCCATGTGTCCGCGCAGCATTACGGCTTTCTGTTCGGCCTCAATATCGTCGGCATCATGGGCGGCAATTTTCTCAATACGCGGATGGTCGGGCGGCATGGACCCGTGCGCATCATCATCGTCGCCGCCGCCGTCAGCTGCTTTGCGTCGCTGTTTGTCGCACTCGTGTGTCTGACAGGGTGGGGCGGTTTGTGGTCGATCGTGTTCGGATTGTTTTTCGTCGTCGGCATGGTGGGGCTGCTGTCGGCGAACTGTGTGACCGATCTCATGCATCGCTATCCGACCAGTGCGGGCGCGGCGGCGGCGTTGTTCGGCGCGGTGCAGTTCGGGCTCGGCGCGCTCGCGAGTCTTGCAGTCGGCTTGTGGCGCGATGGGTCGCCGCAAGGGATGGGCGTGACGATTGCCGTGTGCGGGCTGCTTTGTTATCTCGGGCGCGTGCTGATCGTGCGCTGGCATGCGCGGCCGGTCGCGGCGGCGCCGGCGCGCTAA
- a CDS encoding alpha/beta fold hydrolase, whose amino-acid sequence MTEGRAALARIDARATHHRYRIASGARIVWRVFGSGKPLVLMHGGHGSWTHWVRNVEALCAMREVWVPDLPGYGDSDALPPGADFETFLAATLASLDGLIGASTEIDLAGFSFGGVVASTLACRRPVGKLALVGSAGHGGKRRPQRELLNWKKVHAEDERRAMFDANLKSFMLHDPANADSLALTVYEDACLKTRFRSKDVSLASSLAPLLKTADVDPLLLWGTHDVTAAEPQAFSDQLHAQGVRHRFALVANAGHWAQFEAADDVNRRVIAYLSEADS is encoded by the coding sequence TTGACCGAAGGTCGCGCGGCGCTTGCGCGCATCGATGCGCGCGCAACACATCATCGTTACCGCATCGCATCCGGCGCGCGCATCGTGTGGCGTGTATTCGGCAGCGGCAAGCCGCTCGTGCTCATGCACGGCGGACACGGCAGTTGGACGCATTGGGTTCGCAACGTCGAAGCGCTCTGCGCAATGCGTGAGGTATGGGTGCCGGATCTGCCCGGTTACGGCGATTCGGATGCGTTGCCGCCAGGCGCCGATTTCGAAACGTTTCTCGCGGCGACGCTCGCATCGCTCGATGGTCTTATCGGCGCGTCGACTGAAATCGATCTCGCAGGGTTTTCGTTCGGCGGCGTGGTCGCGTCGACGCTCGCGTGCCGCAGGCCGGTGGGCAAACTCGCGCTGGTCGGCAGCGCGGGTCATGGCGGCAAGCGGCGGCCGCAGCGCGAGTTGCTGAACTGGAAAAAAGTACACGCCGAAGACGAACGCCGCGCGATGTTCGATGCGAACCTCAAATCGTTCATGCTGCACGATCCCGCCAACGCCGATTCGCTCGCGCTGACCGTTTATGAAGACGCATGCCTGAAGACGCGCTTTCGCAGCAAGGACGTGTCGCTGGCAAGCTCGCTTGCGCCGCTGCTAAAAACAGCCGATGTCGATCCGCTGCTGTTGTGGGGCACGCACGATGTCACCGCGGCCGAGCCGCAGGCGTTTTCCGATCAGTTGCATGCGCAAGGTGTTCGCCATCGGTTCGCCCTGGTTGCGAATGCGGGACACTGGGCTCAGTTCGAAGCGGCCGACGATGTGAATCGGCGCGTGATCGCGTACTTGTCGGAAGCGGATAGCTGA
- a CDS encoding bifunctional transcriptional regulator/glucokinase, with protein MSTGVPTKAAPQAGQHADGPRLLADVGGTNARFALETRPGEITQVHVYPCADYPGIADVIKKYLKDTKIGRVNHAAVAIANPVDGDQVRMTNHDWHFSIEATRRALGFDTLLVVNDFTALAMALPGLTDTQRVQVGGGTRRPHSVIGLLGPGTGMGVSGLIPADDRWIALGSEGGHASFAPSDEREDLVLQYARKKWSHVSFERVAAGPGIEIIYRALAARDKKRVPSTLDVAEISKRGLEGDPLAAETLDVFCGILGTFAGNIAVTLGALGGIYIGGGVVPRLGDFFAKSSFRQRFEAKGRFEDYLKNVPTFVITAEYPAFLGVSAILAEQLSNRTGGSSSAVFERIRQMRDALTPAERRVADLALNHPRSIINDPIVDIARKADVSQPTVIRFCRSLGCQGLSDFKLKLATGLTGTIPVSHSQVHLGDTATDFGAKVLDNTVSAILQLREHLNFEHVEAAIDVLNNARRIEFYGLGNSNIVAQDAHYKFFRFGIPTIAYGDLYMQAASAALLGKGDVIVAVSKSGRAPELLRVLDVAMQAGAKVIAITSSNTPLAKRATVALETDHIEIRESQLSMISRVLHLLMIDILAVGVAIRRAVPAAEVTDAVTKARQGADEETSAVLDWLSHGAAATPKD; from the coding sequence ATGTCTACTGGTGTGCCAACTAAAGCTGCCCCGCAAGCGGGCCAGCACGCCGATGGACCGAGGCTTCTCGCCGATGTCGGCGGGACCAATGCGCGATTCGCGCTCGAAACCCGGCCGGGGGAAATCACCCAGGTGCACGTTTATCCGTGTGCCGACTATCCGGGCATCGCGGACGTCATCAAGAAGTACCTGAAAGATACGAAGATCGGCCGCGTGAATCACGCGGCGGTCGCCATCGCGAATCCGGTCGACGGGGACCAGGTTCGGATGACGAATCATGATTGGCACTTTTCGATCGAAGCGACGCGTCGCGCGTTGGGCTTCGATACGCTGCTCGTCGTCAACGACTTCACGGCGCTTGCGATGGCCTTGCCGGGGCTCACCGATACGCAGCGCGTGCAGGTGGGCGGCGGCACGCGCCGGCCGCATAGCGTGATCGGCCTGCTTGGGCCGGGTACGGGGATGGGCGTGTCGGGTTTGATTCCGGCCGACGACCGCTGGATCGCGCTGGGCAGCGAAGGCGGCCATGCGTCGTTTGCGCCGTCCGATGAACGCGAAGACCTCGTGCTGCAATATGCGCGCAAGAAGTGGTCGCATGTGTCGTTCGAACGCGTAGCGGCAGGGCCTGGTATCGAGATCATTTATCGCGCACTGGCGGCGCGCGACAAGAAGCGCGTGCCGTCGACGCTCGACGTGGCCGAAATCTCGAAGCGCGGGCTTGAAGGCGATCCGCTGGCGGCTGAAACGCTCGATGTGTTCTGCGGCATTCTCGGCACGTTCGCCGGCAATATCGCGGTGACGCTCGGCGCGCTCGGCGGTATTTATATCGGCGGCGGCGTCGTGCCGCGCCTGGGCGACTTCTTTGCAAAGTCGTCGTTCCGTCAGCGCTTCGAAGCGAAAGGCCGCTTCGAAGACTATCTGAAGAACGTGCCGACCTTCGTGATTACCGCTGAATATCCGGCGTTTCTCGGCGTCTCGGCGATTCTCGCGGAACAGCTGTCGAATCGCACGGGCGGCAGTTCTTCGGCCGTGTTCGAGCGCATTCGCCAGATGCGCGACGCGCTGACGCCGGCGGAACGCCGCGTGGCCGATCTCGCGTTGAATCATCCGCGCTCGATCATCAACGATCCGATTGTCGATATTGCGCGCAAGGCCGATGTGAGTCAGCCGACCGTGATTCGCTTCTGCCGCTCGCTGGGCTGCCAGGGCTTGTCCGATTTCAAGCTGAAGCTCGCCACCGGTTTGACGGGCACGATTCCGGTGAGCCATAGCCAGGTGCATCTCGGCGACACGGCTACCGACTTCGGCGCGAAGGTGCTCGACAACACGGTGTCCGCGATTTTGCAGTTGCGCGAGCATCTGAACTTCGAGCATGTCGAAGCGGCCATCGATGTGCTGAACAACGCGCGGCGTATCGAATTCTATGGGCTCGGCAATTCGAATATCGTCGCGCAGGATGCGCACTACAAGTTCTTCCGCTTCGGCATTCCGACCATTGCGTATGGCGACCTCTATATGCAGGCCGCTTCGGCTGCATTGCTTGGCAAGGGCGATGTGATTGTCGCGGTGTCGAAGTCGGGGCGTGCGCCCGAGTTGCTGCGTGTGCTCGACGTGGCGATGCAGGCCGGTGCGAAGGTGATCGCGATTACTTCGAGCAATACGCCGCTCGCGAAACGCGCGACCGTTGCGCTCGAAACCGATCACATCGAAATTCGCGAATCGCAGCTTTCGATGATCTCGCGCGTTCTGCATCTGCTGATGATCGATATTCTCGCGGTGGGCGTGGCGATTCGTCGTGCGGTGCCCGCAGCGGAAGTGACCGACGCAGTTACGAAGGCGCGGCAAGGGGCGGATGAAGAGACGAGCGCGGTGCTGGACTGGTTGAGCCACGGGGCGGCGGCTACGCCTAAAGACTAA
- the zwf gene encoding glucose-6-phosphate dehydrogenase: MQTDSSFTFVLFGGTGDLSMRKILPALYEAHRAGMLAPGGKIYAVARHIDGREQYLQWVNEHVRAHVANAQFTEDAWRTFLDRIEFVAIDLGKAEDFVLLRDAISNLPGIRVFYLATGPSLFVPICRALASVGLNENSRIVLEKPLGYDLRSSNAINDAVGEMFAEEQIYRIDHYLGKEPVQNLLALRFGNALFEPLWRREWVESIQITIAEELGVEARGDFYDNTGALRDMVQNHLLQLLSIVAMEPPHSMDSDSVRDEKLRVLRALKPIDPRDISRVAVRGQYHAGVIRGAAVPAYTNESGVRPDSTTETFVAVKAEIENWRWAGVPFFLRTGKRLADRIAEIVVNFRAVPHSALGANALRAGANRLVIRLQPNETIRLYCLAKKPGEGMNLSSVHLDLAFDQFFREGQMEAYQRLLLDVINGRLALFVRRDEQEAAWRWVEPILNEWAASGTKPKPYASGTWGPAAASAMLAQHNTCWLEEEN; encoded by the coding sequence ATGCAAACGGATTCCAGCTTCACTTTCGTGCTGTTCGGCGGCACCGGCGATCTATCGATGCGCAAGATCCTGCCCGCGCTGTACGAAGCGCATCGCGCAGGCATGCTGGCTCCGGGCGGCAAGATCTATGCGGTGGCGCGTCATATCGACGGCCGCGAGCAGTACCTGCAATGGGTCAATGAACACGTGCGCGCCCATGTGGCCAATGCGCAGTTCACGGAAGACGCGTGGCGCACGTTCCTCGATCGTATCGAGTTTGTCGCCATCGACCTCGGCAAAGCCGAAGACTTCGTCCTGCTGCGCGATGCGATTTCGAATCTGCCCGGTATTCGCGTGTTCTATCTGGCAACGGGCCCTTCGCTTTTCGTGCCGATCTGTCGCGCGCTTGCATCGGTCGGGCTGAACGAGAATTCGCGCATCGTGCTCGAGAAGCCGTTGGGTTACGACCTGCGTTCGTCGAATGCGATCAACGACGCGGTCGGCGAGATGTTTGCCGAAGAGCAGATTTACCGGATCGACCACTATCTGGGTAAAGAGCCCGTGCAGAACCTGCTCGCCTTGCGTTTCGGCAATGCGCTGTTCGAGCCGCTATGGCGCCGCGAATGGGTCGAGAGCATTCAGATCACGATTGCCGAAGAACTCGGCGTGGAAGCGCGCGGCGATTTCTACGACAATACGGGCGCCTTGCGCGACATGGTGCAGAACCATTTGCTGCAGCTGCTTTCGATTGTCGCGATGGAGCCGCCGCATTCGATGGATTCCGATTCGGTCCGCGACGAAAAGCTGCGCGTGCTGCGCGCGTTGAAGCCGATCGATCCGCGCGATATCAGCCGCGTGGCCGTGCGCGGTCAATATCACGCCGGTGTGATTCGCGGCGCGGCGGTGCCGGCCTATACGAACGAATCGGGCGTGCGGCCCGACAGCACGACTGAAACGTTCGTCGCGGTCAAAGCGGAAATCGAAAACTGGCGCTGGGCCGGCGTGCCGTTCTTCCTGCGCACGGGCAAGCGTCTGGCCGACCGGATTGCGGAGATTGTCGTCAACTTCCGCGCGGTGCCGCATTCGGCGCTTGGCGCGAACGCCTTGCGCGCCGGCGCCAACCGTCTGGTGATCCGCTTGCAGCCGAACGAAACGATCCGCCTGTACTGCCTCGCGAAGAAGCCCGGCGAAGGGATGAACCTGTCGAGCGTTCACCTCGATCTCGCGTTCGATCAGTTCTTCCGCGAAGGTCAGATGGAAGCGTATCAGCGGCTATTGCTCGACGTGATCAACGGCCGGCTTGCGCTGTTTGTGCGTCGCGACGAGCAGGAAGCCGCATGGCGCTGGGTCGAGCCGATTCTCAACGAATGGGCCGCCTCGGGCACGAAGCCGAAGCCTTATGCGTCGGGCACCTGGGGCCCGGCGGCGGCAAGCGCGATGCTCGCGCAACACAACACCTGCTGGCTCGAGGAAGAGAATTAA
- a CDS encoding ABC transporter substrate-binding protein: MKFRAIMGALCAAGLMCGVAAAQAAEQVEVLHWWTSGGESKAIGVLKDDLQKQGYVWKDFAVAGGAGAAAMTALKTQVIAGNAPSAAQIKGPLIQDWASQGVLVNIDSVAGDWKKELPPEIDKIMHADGHYVAAPFSVHRVNWLYINKAALDKAGGKVPTTWPEFFAVADKMKAAGIQPIAMGGQPWQDLTLWEDVVLSQGADFYKKALVDLDQKTLTSPQMLQVFDTVRKIQGYFDAGRTGRDWNLATAMVINGKAGMQFMGDWAKGEFANANKKSGTDYICAPVPGTDKGYTFNVDSFVFFQQKGQSAATPGQLALAKTIMSPAFQEQFSLYKGSIPVRLGVSMAKFDDCAKKSYADEQAAIKAGGYVPSLAHGMAQPDATAGAISDVVTKFMNSQEDSKSAVEALAKAAKTK; encoded by the coding sequence ATGAAATTCCGTGCGATCATGGGCGCCCTGTGCGCCGCAGGTCTGATGTGTGGCGTCGCTGCGGCACAAGCGGCCGAGCAGGTCGAGGTGTTGCACTGGTGGACGTCGGGCGGCGAATCGAAGGCCATCGGCGTGCTGAAGGATGATCTGCAGAAGCAGGGTTACGTCTGGAAGGACTTCGCCGTGGCCGGCGGCGCCGGCGCCGCGGCCATGACCGCACTGAAGACCCAGGTGATCGCGGGCAACGCGCCGAGCGCGGCCCAGATCAAGGGTCCGCTGATTCAGGACTGGGCATCGCAAGGCGTGCTCGTCAATATCGACTCCGTCGCCGGCGACTGGAAGAAAGAGCTCCCGCCCGAAATCGACAAGATCATGCATGCGGACGGTCACTATGTGGCCGCGCCGTTCTCGGTGCACCGCGTCAACTGGCTGTACATCAACAAGGCCGCGCTCGACAAGGCGGGCGGCAAGGTGCCGACCACGTGGCCTGAGTTCTTCGCGGTGGCCGACAAGATGAAGGCCGCGGGCATCCAGCCGATCGCAATGGGCGGCCAGCCGTGGCAAGACCTGACGCTGTGGGAAGACGTCGTGCTGTCGCAAGGCGCGGACTTCTACAAGAAGGCGCTCGTCGACCTCGACCAGAAGACGCTGACGTCGCCGCAAATGCTTCAGGTGTTCGACACGGTCCGCAAGATCCAGGGCTACTTCGACGCAGGCCGCACGGGTCGCGACTGGAACCTCGCCACGGCGATGGTGATCAACGGCAAGGCCGGCATGCAGTTCATGGGCGACTGGGCGAAGGGCGAGTTCGCGAACGCGAACAAGAAGTCGGGCACGGACTATATCTGCGCACCGGTGCCGGGTACGGACAAGGGCTACACGTTCAACGTCGACTCGTTCGTGTTCTTCCAGCAGAAGGGTCAATCGGCGGCCACGCCGGGTCAGCTCGCACTCGCGAAGACGATCATGAGCCCGGCCTTCCAGGAACAGTTCAGCCTGTACAAGGGCTCGATTCCGGTTCGCCTTGGCGTGTCGATGGCGAAGTTCGACGATTGCGCGAAGAAGTCGTACGCCGATGAACAGGCTGCGATCAAGGCAGGCGGCTATGTGCCGTCGCTCGCTCACGGCATGGCTCAGCCCGATGCAACGGCCGGTGCGATCAGCGACGTCGTGACGAAGTTCATGAACTCGCAGGAAGACTCGAAGAGCGCGGTCGAAGCGCTCGCGAAAGCAGCGAAGACCAAGTAA
- a CDS encoding carbohydrate ABC transporter permease has protein sequence MTASISGNAKRTVSVPSRTSPMAALADRWIPKLVLSPSIVISLVFVYGFILITGYLSLSNSRLLPRYDFAGLARYRELFDNDVFWTSAKNLGWFGIPFIAICIGLGLFLAILLDQRIRNEGALRAVFLYPMALSFIVTGTAWQWILNPDLGFQKVLNDWGWTSFTFGWLGDPDKAIFCIVIAAVWQSTGFVMALFLAGLRGVDSEIFKAAQVDGATLPTIYRKIVIPSMRPVFFSVLLILCHITIKTFDLVVAMTAGGPGTSSNLPAMFMYTFSFNRGQLGVGAASSMMMLATVVAVLVPLMYLESRGTRNAA, from the coding sequence GTGACTGCTTCTATTAGCGGAAACGCAAAGCGCACGGTTTCCGTGCCGAGCCGCACGTCGCCGATGGCGGCACTCGCCGACCGCTGGATTCCGAAGCTGGTGTTGTCGCCCAGCATCGTGATCAGTCTGGTCTTCGTCTATGGCTTCATTCTTATTACCGGTTATCTGTCGCTGTCGAATTCGCGACTGTTGCCGCGTTACGACTTCGCCGGTTTAGCGCGTTACCGCGAGCTGTTCGACAACGACGTTTTCTGGACGTCGGCAAAAAATCTCGGCTGGTTCGGCATTCCGTTCATTGCGATCTGCATTGGCCTGGGCCTGTTCCTTGCGATTCTGCTCGACCAGCGCATTCGCAACGAAGGCGCATTGCGCGCGGTGTTTCTGTATCCGATGGCGCTGTCGTTCATCGTGACCGGTACCGCGTGGCAGTGGATCTTGAATCCGGACCTCGGCTTTCAAAAGGTGCTCAACGACTGGGGCTGGACAAGCTTTACGTTCGGCTGGCTCGGCGATCCGGACAAAGCCATTTTCTGTATCGTGATCGCCGCCGTATGGCAATCCACGGGCTTTGTGATGGCGCTGTTCCTCGCCGGTTTGCGCGGCGTGGACAGCGAGATCTTCAAGGCCGCGCAGGTGGACGGCGCCACGCTGCCGACCATCTATCGCAAGATCGTGATTCCGAGCATGCGGCCCGTGTTTTTCTCGGTGCTGCTCATTCTGTGTCACATCACGATCAAGACCTTCGACCTCGTCGTCGCGATGACGGCGGGCGGGCCGGGCACGTCGTCGAATCTGCCGGCCATGTTCATGTACACGTTTTCGTTTAACCGCGGGCAGCTGGGAGTGGGAGCGGCATCGTCGATGATGATGCTGGCGACGGTGGTCGCCGTGCTGGTGCCGCTGATGTATCTGGAATCGCGAGGTACCCGCAATGCAGCCTAA